The sequence AACGGTGGTGCTATCGCCTTAGGCCACCCGCTGGGTTGCACAGGTGCTAAATTATCCGTACAGTTGTTTAACGAACTAAAGCGCCGCGATAAAAAATATGGTATGGTAACCATGTGTGTGGGCACCGGCCAGGGCGCTGCAGGGATATTTGAATTGTTATAGTGATCAGTTAATTAGTGATTAGAGATCAGTGCTTTGCATTCCTAACTAATCACTGATTAACTGATCACCGATCACTATGAGCAAAGCGAAATGAAAGCTACAAGATTATTCGATTGTATGGCCCTGCAGGCCGCCACGCCGGTTGCCGGGCTGCTTAACGCTAAAGAAAATGGCGTGTGGAAGCTTTATAGTACCGAAACGGTGCACCGGTTGGTGAACGAACTTTCTATGGCGCTTTTAAACCTGGGCATATCCGCCGGGGATGGAACGACCGAGGGCCGCGATAAGATCGCTTTGATCAGCAATGGCAGGCCCGAATGGCTGATAACCGACCTGGCCGTACAGCAGATCGGCGCTATCCTGGTGCCGCTTTATCCTAACAGCAATGCTAAGGAGCTGGAGCAGATCTTGAATGAGTCGGCCGTAAAATATGTTTTTGTTAGCGGTACCGAACTGTGCGATAAGATAACTGAGGTAAAGGCCAATATCCCATCGTTAAAGCAGATATATTCTTTTGATAGAATAGATGACTGCGCGCATTGGCTGGAGTTGTTAAAGCCGCTGCAAGCGGGTGATATCGAACGGATCAAAACCATTAGCGATACCGTTAAGGCAGATGATGTAACTACGATAATCTATACGTCCGGTACCACCGGTCGACCAAAAGGGGTGATGCTTACCCATAAAAACATCCTCACCAACGTAATGGATTCGGGCGAGGTGTTGAAGCAGATACCGGTTGAGGCCCGCACGGCGCTTAGCTTTTTGCCGCTTAACCACATCTTCGAAAAGATGTGTACCTATATCTATTTCTTCTTCGGCTTTTCTATTTCCTATGCCGAAAGTATGGATACCATTGGCCCCAACCTGCGCGAAGTGAAGCCTTATATCTTCACCGCTGTTCCGCGTTTATTAGAAAAGGTATTTGAACGGATAATGGATGCCGGCCAAAAGCTGGAAGGCATGAAAAAGAAGATCTTCCTGTGGTCGATAGCCGTTGCCGAGGAATTTGAGATACATGGCAAAAGCCCCTGGTATAAAATTAAGCTGGCTATTGCCGATAAGCTGGTGTACAGCAAATGGCGCGAAGCAGTGGGCGGGAATGTGAAGGCTATTGTGGTGGGTAGTTCGGCTACGCCCATTAAGTTAGAGAAGATATTTACCGCGGCCAAAATTGTGATACTGGAAGGTTACGGACTTACCGAAACATCACCCGTTATTGCGGTGAACCAGTATATCCCTGCCATGCGCAAATTTGGTACGGTTGGCCCGCTGCTGGGCAATGTACAGGTGAAGATAGCCGAGGACGGCGAGATACTGTGCAAAGGCGATAACGTGATGGCCGGCTACTATAAAAATCCCGAAATGACCGCCGAAGTAATACAGGATGGCTGGTTCCACACAGGCGATATCGGTATGTTAGATGAGGGTAAATTCCTGAAGATAACCGACCGCAAGAAAGAGATCTTCAAAACATCGGGCGGTAAATACGTGGCCCCGCTGCCTATCGAAAATAAAATGAAGGAAAATCATTTTATCGAGCAGATGATGGTGATCGGGTCTGAACGGAAATTTGTTTCGGCGCTCATCGTACCATCTTATACCAACCTTCTGCCCTGGTGTAAAGAGAATGATATCCTTTTTGTAGGG comes from Mucilaginibacter mali and encodes:
- a CDS encoding AMP-dependent synthetase/ligase; this encodes MKATRLFDCMALQAATPVAGLLNAKENGVWKLYSTETVHRLVNELSMALLNLGISAGDGTTEGRDKIALISNGRPEWLITDLAVQQIGAILVPLYPNSNAKELEQILNESAVKYVFVSGTELCDKITEVKANIPSLKQIYSFDRIDDCAHWLELLKPLQAGDIERIKTISDTVKADDVTTIIYTSGTTGRPKGVMLTHKNILTNVMDSGEVLKQIPVEARTALSFLPLNHIFEKMCTYIYFFFGFSISYAESMDTIGPNLREVKPYIFTAVPRLLEKVFERIMDAGQKLEGMKKKIFLWSIAVAEEFEIHGKSPWYKIKLAIADKLVYSKWREAVGGNVKAIVVGSSATPIKLEKIFTAAKIVILEGYGLTETSPVIAVNQYIPAMRKFGTVGPLLGNVQVKIAEDGEILCKGDNVMAGYYKNPEMTAEVIQDGWFHTGDIGMLDEGKFLKITDRKKEIFKTSGGKYVAPLPIENKMKENHFIEQMMVIGSERKFVSALIVPSYTNLLPWCKENDILFVGHDQLMQNPRVIALFNGIIAGFNPEFNHVEQVKKIALLSNEWSVESGELTPTGKMKRKVIMEKYQKEIDKLYSGEAGDSTCDIITPAH